Proteins from a genomic interval of Gadus macrocephalus chromosome 2, ASM3116895v1:
- the gper1 gene encoding G-protein coupled estrogen receptor 1, with product MGPMIHNVVSTVSMEEHTTSMLWIYVNATEWLNTSYDYNATTENPETYPYYVIGLFLSCLYTILLFPIGFIGNILILVVNLNHRERMTIPDLYFVNLALADLILVADSLIEVFNLNEKYYDYAVLCTFMSLFLQVNMYSSIFFLTWMSFDRYVALAGSLSSSPLRTMRHAKLSCGLIWTASLLATLLPFAIVQTQHNGEVHFCFANVSEIQWLEVTIGFLAPFSVIGLCYSLIVRVLMKAQKHRGLWPRRQKALRMILVVVLVFFICWLPENVFISIQLLQGAADPDQPTAPTLWHRYPLTGHIVNLAAFSNSCLNPIIYSFLGETFRDKLRLFIKRKASWSVLNRFCQHTLDLHLPVRSEVSEV from the coding sequence ATGGGGCCCATGATTCACAACGTTGTGAGCACCGTCAGCATGGAAGAGCACACCACCTCCATGCTTTGGATCTATGTCAACGCCACGGAATGGCTGAACACCTCGTACGACTACAACGCCACGACTGAAAACCCGGAGACGTACCCGTACTACGTGATCGGCCTCTTCCTGTCCTGCCTCTACaccatcctcctcttccccatcGGCTTCATCGGCAACATCCTCATCCTGGTGGTCAACCTGAACCACCGCGAGCGCATGACCATCCCCGACCTCTACTTCGTCAACCTGGCCCTGGCCGACCTCATCCTGGTGGCCGACTCGCTCATCGAGGTGTTCAACCTCAACGAGAAGTACTACGACTACGCCGTCCTCTGCACCTTCATGTCCCTCTTCCTGCAGGTCAACATGTACAGCAGCATCTTCTTCCTGACGTGGATGAGCTTCGACCGCTACGTGGCGCTGGCCGGCTCCCTCAGCAGCAGCCCCCTGCGGACCATGCGCCACGCCAAGCTCAGCTGCGGCCTCATCTGGACGGCGTCGCTGCTGGCCACGCTGCTGCCCTTCGCCATCGTGCAGACGCAGCACAACGGCGAGGTTCACTTCTGCTTCGCCAACGTGTCGGAGATCCAGTGGCTGGAGGTGACCATCGGCTTCCTGGCGCCCTTCTCCGTCATCGGCCTCTGCTACTCCCTGATCGTGCGCGTCCTCATGAAGGCCCAGAAGCACCGGGGGCTGTGGCCACGACGGCAGAAGGCCCTGCGCATGatcctggtggtggtgctggtgttctTCATCTGCTGGCTGCCGGAGAACGTGTTCATCAGCATCCAGCTGCTGCAGGGCGCCGCCGACCCGGACCAGCCGACCGCCCCCACGCTGTGGCACCGCTACCCGCTCACGGGCCACATCGTGAACCTGGCGGCGTTCTCCAACAGCTGCCTGAACCCCATCATCTACAGCTTCCTCGGTGAGACCTTCCGGGATAAGCTGCGGCTCTTTATTAAGCGTAAAGCCAGCTGGTCCGTGCTTAACCGCTTCTGTCAACACACGCTCGACTTACACCTTCCTGTGAGGAGCGAGGTGTCCGAGGTGTGA
- the gpr146 gene encoding LOW QUALITY PROTEIN: probable G-protein coupled receptor 146 (The sequence of the model RefSeq protein was modified relative to this genomic sequence to represent the inferred CDS: inserted 1 base in 1 codon; deleted 3 bases in 2 codons; substituted 2 bases at 2 genomic stop codons), with the protein MWSCMAHNESDASDADHQLCQDLGLILSAFSVLYLAVGFPVGLCYNALLVAVNLSNKASMTMPDVYFVNMAIAGLVLNLVAPVELLGPHFTRWPAWEYNNEVYITLLILFNVSSLVVMYSTTLLSLDYYIERALPRTYMSSVYNTKHVCGFIWGGAVLTSFSSLLFYVCNHVSTKIIECSKMQNKEAADAIMIFIGYAVPAAGLLYAFALILRIRKESTPLDQDSARLDPSIHRLLLASVCVQFALWTPYYMTLLVHTVVGAPGNHSGGGRRRRRRRXXKAGPTVYYFLRCLAELMAFSSSFAMPLMYXQMNKNFSHKLQRLLARLHCGRERACPHERSAVQQVVT; encoded by the exons ATGTGGAGCTGCATGGCCCACAATGAGTCAGACGCCAGCGACGCGGACCACCAGCTCTGCCAGGACCTGGGCCTCATCCTGTCGGCGTTCTCCGTCCTCTACCTCGCCGTGGGCTTCCCCGTGGGCCTGTGCTACAACGCCCTGCTGGTGGCCGTCAACCTGTCCAACAAGGCGTCCATGACCATGCCCGACGTGTACTTTGTCAACATGGCCATCGCCGGCCTGGTGCTGAACCTGGTGGCGCCCGTGGAGCTCCTGGGGCCGCACTTCACCCGCTGGCCCGCCTGGGAGTACAACAACGAGGTGTACATCACCCTGCTCATCCTGTTCAACGTCTCCTCCCTGGTGGTCATGTACTCCACCACGCTGCTCAGCCTGGACTACTACATCGAGCGGGCGCTGCCGCGCACCTACATGTCCAGCGTGTACAACACCAAGCACGTGTGCGGCTTCATCTGGGGCGGCGCCGTGCTCACCAGCTTCTCCTCGCTGCTCTTCTACGTGTGCAACCACGTGTCCACCAAGATCATCGAGTGCTCCAAGATGCAGAACAAGGAGGCGGCCGACGCCATCATGATCTTCATCGGCTACGCCGTGCCGGCGGCGGGC TTGCTGTACGCCTTCGCGCTCATCCTGCGTATCCGCAAGGAGTCCACGCCGCTGGACCAGGACTCGGCGCGCCTGGACCCGTCCATCCACCGGCTGCTGCTGGCGTCAGTGTGCGTGCAGTTCGCCCTGTGGACGCCCTACTACATGACGCTGCTGGTGCACACCGTGGTGGGCGCGCCGGGCAACCACAGTGGTggcggccggcggcggcggcggcggcggtagtAGAAGGCCGGGCCT ACCGTGTACTACTTCCTGCGGTGCTTGGCCGAGCTGATGGCGTTCTCCAGCAGCTTCGCCATGCCGCTCATGT GGCAGATGAACAAGAACTTCTCGCACAAGCTGCAGCGGCTGCTCGCGCGGCTGCACTGCGGCCGCGAGCGCGCCTGCCCCCACGAACGCTCCGCCGTGCAGCAGGTGGTCACGTGA